From Lusitaniella coriacea LEGE 07157, a single genomic window includes:
- a CDS encoding PAS domain S-box protein → MTEPFVTLDRNVYQSLQRELQELRQQVADPKQQTEAAQRDSKQSLRTILDSVYDAIFIHDLNGTILDVNQKMLEMYGVSREEATGLSIQTDYSSPDNPLDRLPAIWQRVLDGESQLFEWKAKRPGDGSLFDVEVFLRCITLDGQDVILANVRDLRDRKQIERQWQESQQFLRLVIDNIPQLIFWKDRNSVYLGCNQNFAAVAGLDNSETISGKTDYDLPWTTEEADWYRQCDRGVMESGESQLHIIETQQQADGKQGWLDTNKIPLCDAEGNVVGILGTIEDITDRKKVEETLKQLNEELEARVEVRTAQLRENQAQLQRLSENIPGMIYTFRLNPDGTMSYPYVSSGVRAVFGLEPEQLHQDATLAFDRVHPEDIADLQRAIARSAQTLEAVENEFRLLLPSGEQKWVRVNSQPYSQPDGAILWYCSLLEISDRKAIEAALIESEAKYRRFVENANDLIWSFNLEGQLTYLSPQFQTLFGFEPSEFLGKPFIPLVHPDDLPRCEANLKQCLVTGERQGDVEFRHKCQDGSWRWVSSNVSPLKDENGNVIGFHGILKDIRDRKQAEEALAQSEAKFRRFVEDANDLIYSVTAEGIFTYLSPQIKAILGYEPSELLGQSIAHFTHPDDLPTAFAFNQRVFETVEKQEGLEVRVKHSDGSWRWISCNNSPIADAEGNCIAIQGIARDIRDRKAAEAQLREQEQFLRSIYDGAAKAIFVIEATKNKNFRYLGFNPVAEEFTGRANQQVEGKTPEEAFGREIGSALRQNYTRCLEAETAITYEDNNVFENDELWTLTTLAPLYDEQGKIYRLIGTAQDTTARKAAETQLQQKTQQLEQTLRELQRTQAQMLQNEKMSSLGQMVAGVAHEINNPINFIHGNLTHAGEYIQDLLELLDLYQHYYPDPPEELNCAIESLELEFLKEDLNKLLKSMRTGTDRIREIVLGLRNFARLDEAEFKAVNIHEGLDSTLMILQNRFRASENRPGIEVVKAYGNLPPIECYPGQLNQVFMNILLNAIDALEERDKKRTDREIEENPSQIRITTQVIVSRQMAKITISDNGPGIPKNLQNRIFDPFFTTKTVGQGTGLGLSISYQTVAEKHNGLLTCISSPGKGAQFTLQIPISQRTSLVIA, encoded by the coding sequence ATGACCGAGCCATTTGTCACGCTGGATCGAAACGTTTACCAATCTCTTCAAAGGGAATTGCAAGAACTGCGCCAGCAGGTTGCTGACCCTAAACAGCAAACAGAAGCGGCACAAAGAGACTCCAAGCAAAGTCTAAGAACGATTCTGGATAGCGTTTACGATGCCATTTTTATTCACGACCTAAATGGAACGATCCTAGACGTAAATCAGAAAATGTTGGAGATGTACGGGGTCAGTCGCGAAGAAGCAACGGGTTTATCGATTCAAACAGACTACTCCAGTCCGGATAATCCCCTCGACCGATTACCTGCAATCTGGCAGCGCGTTTTAGATGGCGAATCGCAGTTGTTTGAATGGAAAGCAAAGCGACCGGGAGATGGTTCTCTGTTTGATGTGGAGGTGTTTTTACGATGCATTACCTTAGATGGACAGGACGTTATTTTAGCGAATGTTCGGGATCTGCGCGATCGCAAGCAGATCGAACGGCAATGGCAGGAATCTCAACAGTTCCTGCGACTGGTGATTGATAATATTCCCCAGCTTATTTTCTGGAAGGATCGCAATTCTGTTTATCTGGGGTGCAATCAAAATTTTGCCGCAGTAGCAGGACTTGATAACTCTGAGACCATTTCGGGGAAAACAGACTACGATCTGCCGTGGACAACGGAAGAGGCAGATTGGTATCGCCAGTGCGATCGCGGCGTGATGGAATCGGGGGAATCCCAACTGCATATCATTGAAACCCAGCAACAAGCAGATGGAAAGCAGGGATGGCTGGATACCAATAAAATTCCCCTTTGCGATGCAGAGGGAAATGTGGTGGGCATTCTCGGCACGATTGAGGACATTACTGACCGCAAGAAAGTCGAAGAAACCCTCAAACAGCTCAATGAGGAATTAGAAGCGAGAGTAGAGGTGCGAACCGCCCAACTACGGGAGAATCAAGCGCAATTGCAGCGACTCTCAGAGAATATTCCGGGAATGATTTATACCTTTCGCCTTAATCCCGACGGAACGATGTCCTATCCCTATGTCTCGTCGGGAGTTCGCGCGGTATTTGGCTTAGAACCAGAGCAATTACACCAGGATGCAACTCTCGCTTTCGATCGCGTCCACCCGGAAGATATTGCCGATTTGCAGCGCGCGATCGCGCGTTCCGCCCAAACCTTAGAAGCCGTTGAGAACGAATTTCGCCTGCTTCTCCCCTCCGGCGAACAAAAGTGGGTGAGAGTCAATTCCCAACCTTACTCGCAACCGGATGGCGCGATCCTGTGGTATTGCAGTTTATTAGAAATTAGCGACCGCAAGGCAATTGAAGCCGCATTAATCGAAAGCGAAGCCAAGTACCGCCGCTTCGTCGAAAACGCCAACGATTTGATTTGGTCTTTCAATTTAGAAGGACAGTTGACCTATCTTTCTCCCCAATTCCAAACCTTATTTGGCTTCGAGCCTTCAGAATTTTTAGGAAAGCCCTTTATCCCTCTGGTTCACCCCGACGATCTTCCCCGGTGCGAGGCAAACCTCAAGCAATGTCTCGTTACAGGAGAAAGGCAAGGCGATGTAGAATTTCGCCATAAATGTCAAGACGGGAGTTGGCGTTGGGTTAGCTCCAATGTATCGCCCCTCAAGGACGAGAACGGTAATGTTATTGGTTTTCACGGCATCTTGAAAGATATCCGCGATCGCAAACAAGCCGAAGAAGCACTCGCCCAAAGCGAAGCCAAGTTTCGCCGCTTTGTTGAAGATGCCAACGACCTTATTTATTCCGTTACCGCCGAGGGCATTTTTACCTATTTGTCGCCTCAAATCAAAGCAATCCTGGGCTACGAACCCTCCGAACTGCTCGGTCAGTCGATCGCACATTTCACCCATCCCGACGATTTGCCTACAGCCTTTGCGTTCAATCAGCGCGTTTTTGAAACCGTAGAAAAACAGGAAGGACTTGAAGTTCGAGTCAAACATAGCGATGGAAGTTGGCGCTGGATTTCCTGCAATAATTCGCCGATCGCAGATGCAGAGGGGAACTGCATTGCCATTCAAGGGATTGCACGAGATATCCGCGATCGCAAAGCCGCAGAGGCTCAATTGCGCGAGCAAGAACAATTCCTCCGCAGTATTTATGATGGAGCCGCAAAAGCTATCTTTGTTATTGAAGCCACAAAAAATAAAAACTTTCGCTATCTCGGCTTTAATCCCGTTGCAGAAGAATTTACAGGTCGTGCTAATCAACAGGTGGAAGGAAAAACCCCAGAAGAAGCCTTTGGTCGAGAAATTGGTTCCGCACTGCGGCAAAACTACACCCGATGCCTCGAAGCGGAAACAGCAATTACCTACGAAGATAATAACGTTTTTGAAAACGACGAGCTTTGGACGCTTACGACCCTCGCTCCCCTGTACGACGAGCAAGGTAAAATCTATCGTCTCATTGGCACGGCTCAAGATACTACCGCTCGCAAAGCCGCAGAAACACAACTACAGCAAAAAACCCAACAACTCGAACAAACCCTACGGGAACTGCAACGCACTCAAGCGCAAATGCTCCAAAACGAGAAAATGTCTTCCTTGGGACAAATGGTTGCAGGAGTTGCTCACGAAATTAATAACCCAATTAACTTTATTCACGGCAACCTCACTCACGCAGGAGAATACATTCAAGACCTACTGGAATTATTAGACCTCTACCAACACTATTATCCCGACCCCCCCGAAGAATTAAATTGCGCGATCGAATCTTTAGAGTTGGAATTTCTCAAAGAAGACCTCAACAAACTCCTCAAATCCATGCGCACCGGAACCGATCGCATTCGCGAGATTGTCTTGGGATTGCGCAACTTCGCCCGCTTAGATGAAGCAGAATTTAAAGCAGTCAATATTCACGAAGGACTCGACAGTACCTTAATGATCTTGCAAAATCGCTTCAGAGCCAGCGAAAACCGTCCCGGCATCGAAGTCGTCAAAGCCTATGGCAATCTCCCCCCCATTGAGTGCTATCCCGGACAACTCAATCAAGTTTTCATGAATATTCTCCTCAATGCGATTGATGCCTTAGAGGAGCGCGACAAAAAACGAACCGATCGCGAAATTGAGGAAAATCCCAGCCAAATCCGCATTACAACCCAAGTCATCGTATCTCGACAAATGGCAAAGATAACCATTAGTGATAATGGACCGGGAATCCCTAAAAATCTCCAAAATCGCATCTTTGACCCCTTTTTTACCACAAAAACCGTAGGTCAAGGTACGGGTTTGGGGTTGTCCATTAGCTATCAAACAGTTGCAGAAAAACACAATGGCTTGTTAACGTGTATCTCATCCCCCGGAAAAGGGGCGCAATTTACACTCCAAATCCCGATTAGCCAAAGAACGAGCTTAGTCATTGCTTAA
- a CDS encoding GGDEF/EAL domain-containing response regulator: MKSTLDRICLYPGYLLIADDASERFGALCDVLRQRGHRICTVSNTQKFLTIARKTHPDLVLLDIGLSSVSGYEVCQCLKADLSTAQIPVIFLGTPNQSAEQVTAFSMGGLDYIPQPLPLEELLFRIEYHLATLAMNRKIRQLSIQVNEWIRRQDRQMHVANEQMVEIALYDALTGLPNRALFINRLTQVLHLSQNRHDAQFAVLLLDCARFKVVNNIFGHDAGDRFLREIIRRLQGCLSQVNALARLNGDEFAILLSDVTDLRCATQAAEKILEVLLAPFCVQGHDVFINGSIGIVWGDRDYREPEHLLRDADTAAYCAKKQGSAGYRVFDPTMSNPAFKVFQMETDLRRSLQHQDFQLYYQPIVSLDTGKIVGFEALVRWKHPLRGLISPVEFIPVAEETGLIVPLGQWILYEACRQLRYWQTQGAIARDITMSVNFSARQFSQPDLIEQIDRILAETQLNPQNLKLEITESSIMENTEIAAAMLHQLRQRHIQLSIDDFGTGYSSLSYLHAFPVNTLKIDRTFVQRLNGTPETLGLIPAILSIAKTMGMSVVAEGIETPQQLEQLRALSCDFSQGYFFSHPLAAQQIEELIITAPEW, translated from the coding sequence ATGAAATCGACGCTCGATCGAATATGCCTCTACCCCGGATATCTCCTAATCGCGGATGATGCGTCAGAGCGCTTCGGCGCTTTATGTGATGTTCTTCGCCAACGAGGTCATCGCATCTGCACGGTGTCAAACACCCAAAAATTTCTAACCATTGCTCGGAAAACTCATCCCGACCTCGTACTACTCGATATCGGACTCTCCAGCGTGAGCGGTTATGAAGTCTGCCAGTGTTTGAAAGCCGATTTATCTACCGCTCAAATTCCCGTTATTTTCCTGGGAACGCCCAACCAAAGTGCCGAACAAGTCACAGCATTTAGTATGGGCGGACTCGATTATATCCCTCAACCCCTACCCCTTGAAGAACTCCTTTTCCGGATTGAGTATCACCTGGCAACCCTTGCCATGAACCGAAAAATACGTCAACTCAGCATCCAAGTTAATGAATGGATCCGAAGGCAAGATCGCCAAATGCACGTTGCCAACGAACAAATGGTTGAAATCGCCCTTTATGATGCACTAACCGGATTGCCTAATCGCGCATTATTCATCAATCGCTTGACGCAGGTGTTGCATCTTTCCCAAAACCGTCACGACGCTCAATTTGCCGTACTACTCTTGGATTGCGCTCGTTTCAAAGTTGTCAATAACATTTTCGGTCACGATGCCGGCGATCGTTTTTTGCGGGAGATTATCCGCCGTTTGCAAGGGTGTTTGTCCCAAGTGAATGCCTTGGCGCGTCTCAATGGCGATGAGTTTGCAATTCTCCTGAGCGATGTCACAGATCTCCGTTGCGCGACTCAAGCTGCCGAGAAAATTCTGGAGGTGCTTCTAGCGCCATTTTGCGTGCAAGGACACGATGTATTTATCAACGGAAGTATTGGTATTGTTTGGGGCGATCGCGATTACCGCGAACCAGAGCATCTACTGCGCGATGCAGACACCGCAGCCTATTGTGCAAAAAAACAGGGTAGCGCGGGTTACAGAGTTTTTGACCCAACGATGTCCAATCCCGCTTTTAAGGTATTTCAGATGGAAACCGACCTGCGTCGCTCCCTGCAACACCAAGACTTTCAACTCTACTATCAACCGATCGTATCCCTCGATACCGGAAAAATTGTAGGATTTGAAGCGCTCGTTCGTTGGAAGCACCCTTTACGAGGGTTGATTTCTCCGGTGGAGTTTATTCCCGTTGCAGAAGAAACAGGACTGATTGTTCCTTTGGGTCAGTGGATTCTCTACGAGGCGTGCCGCCAACTTCGCTATTGGCAAACCCAGGGCGCGATCGCGCGCGACATTACCATGAGCGTCAATTTCTCCGCACGGCAGTTCTCTCAGCCGGATTTAATCGAGCAAATCGATCGGATTTTAGCAGAAACTCAGCTCAATCCTCAGAACTTAAAGCTAGAGATTACCGAAAGTTCCATTATGGAAAATACAGAAATTGCGGCGGCAATGCTCCATCAATTGAGGCAGCGTCATATTCAGTTGAGCATTGACGATTTTGGGACGGGTTATTCTTCTTTGAGTTATCTTCACGCCTTTCCCGTCAATACCCTCAAAATCGACCGTACATTCGTCCAGCGACTTAATGGCACGCCGGAAACCCTCGGCTTAATTCCAGCCATCTTGAGCATTGCAAAAACAATGGGTATGAGCGTCGTTGCAGAAGGGATTGAAACGCCGCAACAATTGGAACAACTCAGAGCCTTAAGCTGCGATTTCAGTCAGGGTTATTTTTTTTCCCATCCCTTAGCCGCTCAACAAATCGAAGAACTGATTATAACAGCACCGGAATGGTAA
- a CDS encoding Npun_R2479 family HD domain-containing metalloprotein → MFHLRERTIETCGVTLQETYRQIYGNLHPEYADTINWAANMALENIANSDAPYHNLEHTTLVTLVGQEILRGKHLQEASVKSEDWLHSIISLLCHDIGYLKGICREDRPKERVYATGIAEETITLAPGTTDASLTPFHIDRGKRFVKKRFGNSPFINTDLLENNIELTRFPVPADRQHQSTTGYAALVRAADLIGQLADPHYLQKLPALFHEFEETGAHRSLGYCHSGELRADFPNFFWKVIPYIQPGLNYLSVTQRGQQILANLYANVFLVEHELLEAELPSLPKLPERDEFCPSTLWQETTPWMDDSNELLLSVY, encoded by the coding sequence ATGTTTCATTTGAGAGAAAGAACGATTGAAACTTGTGGGGTGACACTTCAAGAAACCTATCGCCAAATTTATGGCAACCTTCACCCCGAATATGCAGACACCATTAATTGGGCAGCGAACATGGCCCTAGAAAATATTGCTAATAGCGATGCTCCCTATCACAATCTCGAACATACGACGTTAGTCACCTTAGTGGGACAAGAAATTCTGAGAGGCAAACATCTTCAGGAAGCGAGCGTGAAGAGCGAAGATTGGTTGCATTCGATTATCTCTTTGTTGTGTCACGACATCGGCTATCTCAAAGGGATTTGCCGCGAAGATCGACCCAAAGAACGGGTTTATGCGACCGGAATTGCAGAGGAAACGATTACTCTGGCTCCAGGTACGACCGATGCCAGCCTAACGCCTTTCCATATCGATCGCGGCAAGCGTTTCGTCAAAAAACGTTTTGGCAATAGCCCTTTCATTAACACCGATCTCTTAGAGAACAATATTGAACTGACTCGCTTTCCCGTTCCTGCCGATCGACAACATCAAAGCACGACAGGGTATGCGGCGTTAGTTCGGGCTGCGGATTTAATCGGTCAACTCGCTGACCCCCACTACCTCCAAAAACTCCCGGCACTGTTCCATGAATTTGAAGAAACCGGCGCGCATCGCAGCTTGGGATATTGCCATTCCGGGGAATTGCGTGCGGATTTCCCTAACTTTTTCTGGAAAGTCATTCCTTACATTCAACCGGGATTGAATTACCTCAGCGTCACTCAAAGGGGTCAACAAATTTTGGCAAATCTCTATGCCAATGTTTTCTTGGTGGAACACGAATTGCTAGAAGCGGAGTTACCCTCGCTCCCAAAGTTACCAGAGCGCGATGAATTTTGCCCCTCAACTCTTTGGCAAGAGACAACGCCGTGGATGGATGATTCTAATGAGTTACTTCTCTCTGTTTATTAG
- a CDS encoding polysaccharide deacetylase family protein — translation MKYWLTPTVLLSLFMASWGGIRPHSTTAHPIPEPTLEYPGIELPPLGTFPPYLPPVPPRTLEIPAQFQGITIRQATVPNQRKIIALTFDDGPWGDSARILDILQDYRVKATFFVLGRNVQQYPELTRRMAEEGHALGNHTWNHHYHNMSATTAAAEIENTAARIFQETGITTTLFRPPGGFLNNGVAAYAKTKDYVVVMWSIDTKDYARPNAHLLAQRVLGQAHPGAIVLMHDGGGNRSRTVEALPMIIRGLQEKGYEMVTVPEMLAIQAGQLE, via the coding sequence ATGAAATATTGGTTGACACCCACAGTATTACTCTCTTTATTCATGGCAAGTTGGGGAGGAATTCGCCCCCATTCGACAACCGCTCACCCCATCCCAGAACCAACTCTCGAATATCCTGGAATCGAGCTACCGCCCTTGGGAACGTTTCCTCCCTATCTTCCCCCCGTTCCCCCTCGCACCCTTGAAATTCCCGCTCAATTCCAGGGAATAACCATTCGTCAGGCAACGGTTCCCAACCAACGCAAAATTATTGCCTTAACCTTTGACGATGGTCCTTGGGGTGATAGTGCGAGAATTTTGGATATTTTGCAAGATTATCGGGTTAAAGCCACCTTTTTTGTCCTGGGGCGCAATGTCCAGCAGTATCCCGAACTGACGCGACGCATGGCAGAGGAGGGACACGCTTTGGGCAACCATACCTGGAACCACCACTATCACAATATGAGTGCGACAACTGCCGCCGCAGAGATCGAGAATACAGCAGCTCGCATTTTCCAAGAAACGGGAATTACAACGACGCTGTTTCGCCCGCCAGGCGGTTTTCTGAATAATGGCGTTGCTGCTTATGCAAAGACGAAGGACTATGTGGTGGTGATGTGGTCGATCGATACGAAAGATTACGCGCGACCCAATGCCCATCTTCTTGCTCAACGGGTTCTCGGTCAGGCGCATCCCGGTGCCATTGTTTTGATGCACGATGGGGGAGGGAATCGCAGCCGGACGGTGGAGGCACTGCCGATGATTATTCGAGGACTTCAGGAGAAGGGGTATGAGATGGTAACGGTTCCGGAGATGCTGGCGATTCAAGCGGGGCAATTAGAGTAA
- a CDS encoding transglutaminase TgpA family protein: METLNPRHLPLLKQLWQRLESIPAPKTEESLLLRVLVQVLVIVGIIATDVAAETQMSLWAIPLGIVGATWSWYRRRRRNITAKFAIAIGMLLAMAAFFGNLLANLNDTRLVLAELLIQLQILHSFDLPRRKDLGYSMVIGLILLGVAATLSETLAFAPILLLFLAIALPVLVLDYRSRLGFVDGIFEARSRNTKSLKQKAKANYSPLSLKRLSLFLAVILALGLTIFALMPRFPGYQQFTFPVTGAAELENTTFNAQNRGIFNPGVRSGAEGEDAGNNGEDGEREGEGGEGLYYGFQSQIDQTTSGGADKPLKPKVVLRVRSQAPGFWRVLAFDRYTGKGWDISRDEQLITVERPSWSYRFFLSSAYGRGKTQEVVQTYTVVNSLPNLLPALTHPRWLYFPTPEVALDAEGSIRSPASLREGLTYTVISDVPQRDRAQLRAATAKYSEPIRQYYLQLPPEVKKKVSAVAEELLARSPKPITSPYEKALYLAQAIKQNYSRTTQFPTLKRNEDLVEAFLFRNEGGYPDQFATVLTVMLRSIGIPARLAVGFNTGEFNPFTGFYLVRNTDAHALTEVFFPDYGWFTFDPLPGHELIPQSFEEPQTFVVLRQFWNWVAGWLPPPVAGFFSYLWQKSAGAIALLIGWLWRLVSNGVVGALIGLVLTISASFLLWLVWSNWKTWRDRARLAKLPPPERLYRQMLNTLAARGYRKHPAQTPLEYARAAQEQHPSTAPTIEEIAKAYVGWRYGNQNPNISDLQQQLRALTRNLRQLKP; encoded by the coding sequence ATGGAAACGCTTAACCCGCGTCATCTACCCCTGTTGAAGCAATTGTGGCAGCGTCTAGAGTCGATTCCCGCCCCAAAAACGGAGGAATCGCTGCTGCTGCGGGTTTTGGTACAGGTTCTCGTGATTGTGGGAATTATTGCGACGGATGTGGCAGCAGAGACACAGATGAGCCTCTGGGCGATTCCTTTAGGTATTGTCGGTGCGACTTGGAGTTGGTATCGACGGCGCAGGCGCAATATTACGGCAAAATTCGCGATCGCGATCGGAATGCTTTTGGCGATGGCTGCTTTTTTCGGCAATTTACTCGCCAATTTGAACGATACGCGCCTGGTGCTGGCAGAGCTACTCATTCAGCTTCAAATCTTGCACAGTTTCGATCTGCCGCGACGCAAGGATTTGGGCTATTCAATGGTTATTGGTTTGATTTTGTTGGGCGTGGCGGCAACTCTCAGCGAAACTCTGGCATTTGCGCCGATATTGTTGCTTTTTTTAGCGATCGCGCTGCCAGTTTTGGTGTTGGACTATCGATCGCGCCTGGGATTTGTTGATGGGATTTTTGAGGCGCGATCGCGCAATACAAAATCTTTAAAGCAAAAAGCAAAAGCGAACTATTCTCCCCTCTCCCTCAAGCGATTGAGCCTTTTTCTGGCAGTGATTCTCGCTTTGGGATTGACCATTTTTGCCCTGATGCCTCGCTTCCCCGGCTATCAACAATTTACCTTTCCCGTGACGGGTGCGGCAGAGTTAGAAAATACCACCTTCAATGCTCAGAATCGCGGTATCTTCAATCCCGGCGTGCGATCGGGTGCGGAAGGGGAAGATGCGGGCAACAATGGCGAGGATGGCGAGAGAGAAGGAGAAGGCGGCGAGGGCTTATATTACGGCTTCCAGAGCCAAATCGATCAAACAACGAGTGGCGGTGCGGACAAACCCCTCAAACCCAAAGTGGTGTTGCGAGTGCGTTCCCAAGCGCCGGGATTTTGGCGAGTCCTTGCCTTCGATCGCTATACGGGAAAGGGGTGGGACATTTCTCGCGACGAACAGCTCATTACTGTCGAACGTCCCAGTTGGTCTTATCGCTTTTTCCTCTCTTCCGCCTACGGACGGGGAAAAACGCAAGAAGTGGTTCAAACCTACACAGTGGTCAACTCCTTACCCAATTTACTTCCGGCGTTAACCCATCCTCGATGGCTATATTTCCCAACTCCTGAAGTGGCGCTCGATGCGGAGGGTTCGATTCGTTCTCCGGCGAGTTTGCGGGAGGGATTGACCTATACGGTGATTTCTGATGTTCCTCAGCGCGATCGCGCCCAATTGCGAGCAGCCACTGCAAAGTATTCCGAACCCATCCGCCAGTACTATCTACAACTCCCGCCAGAGGTGAAAAAGAAGGTGAGTGCGGTTGCAGAAGAATTATTAGCGCGATCGCCCAAACCCATTACCTCTCCCTACGAAAAGGCGCTGTATCTCGCCCAAGCAATCAAACAAAATTACAGCCGTACAACGCAATTCCCCACCTTGAAGAGGAATGAGGATTTGGTTGAAGCCTTTCTCTTTCGCAACGAAGGGGGGTATCCCGATCAATTTGCCACTGTCCTAACGGTAATGTTGCGCTCGATTGGCATTCCCGCACGCTTGGCGGTGGGTTTCAATACCGGGGAGTTTAACCCTTTCACGGGCTTTTATTTGGTGCGCAATACCGATGCTCACGCCCTAACAGAAGTCTTTTTCCCGGATTACGGTTGGTTTACCTTCGATCCCCTACCGGGACACGAACTGATTCCCCAATCTTTTGAAGAACCGCAAACCTTTGTGGTTTTGCGACAATTTTGGAATTGGGTTGCGGGGTGGCTTCCGCCGCCAGTTGCCGGATTTTTCAGTTATCTTTGGCAAAAATCGGCGGGCGCGATCGCGCTACTTATTGGCTGGCTGTGGCGATTGGTGTCCAACGGGGTTGTAGGCGCGTTAATCGGTTTAGTTTTGACCATTAGTGCGAGCTTCTTACTCTGGTTGGTTTGGAGCAATTGGAAGACTTGGCGCGATCGCGCGCGACTTGCCAAACTGCCGCCCCCAGAACGACTCTACCGCCAAATGCTCAATACCCTTGCCGCGCGGGGATATCGCAAACATCCTGCTCAAACCCCCCTAGAATACGCTCGCGCCGCCCAAGAGCAGCACCCCAGCACTGCTCCAACCATTGAGGAAATTGCGAAAGCTTACGTAGGCTGGCGTTACGGCAACCAAAACCCCAACATCAGCGATCTCCAACAACAACTTCGCGCTTTGACGCGCAATCTGCGCCAATTGAAACCCTAA
- a CDS encoding DUF29 domain-containing protein: MVTPNLYETDFYAWTQKQVTLLYAQQWSQIDLPNLIEEIESLGKQQRQELRNRLSVLLGHLLKWEYQPQRRSRSWLATLRVQRRDVARLLKDNPSLKPYLEDALREAYENARDLAMGETNLPKQTFPARCLYTLTETLDDRFYPGESSDLVD, encoded by the coding sequence ATGGTTACACCCAATCTTTATGAGACTGACTTCTACGCTTGGACGCAGAAACAGGTAACCTTACTTTACGCCCAACAGTGGAGTCAGATCGACTTACCAAATTTGATTGAGGAGATTGAATCGTTGGGCAAGCAGCAACGACAGGAACTCCGTAACCGTTTAAGCGTACTCCTCGGACATTTGTTGAAATGGGAATATCAGCCTCAACGTCGAAGTCGAAGTTGGTTGGCGACACTTCGCGTACAGCGTCGCGATGTCGCACGATTGCTCAAAGATAACCCAAGCCTCAAACCGTATCTTGAGGATGCGTTGCGAGAGGCTTACGAGAATGCGAGGGACTTGGCAATGGGGGAAACGAATTTACCAAAACAAACGTTTCCTGCGCGTTGTCTCTACACTCTGACGGAGACTTTAGACGATCGCTTTTATCCCGGCGAGTCGAGCGATCTAGTAGATTGA
- the hetZ gene encoding heterocyst differentiation protein HetZ has protein sequence MEVIFKLAFEQLRQSTKANEQTCREVAARIADEVTRICQESRRIQASGEIEDWAKTLANHRLKLCLRYYKLGSNPGRVELQSTLSAIVYRYISPSRERTSYKARAILIEDFIQGFYAEALNAFRRETELSKTYTPRFRLELAEYMAFCERYAKRRIPLPGRRAQQLIILRAQTFSQKQPPETSVDIDMAAEGSSSDSQGEHRSSAFHELRALMGEQEGLLPDVSMREKVIDELKTYLKERQQQECVDYFTLRLQDLSTNEIEAILGITPRQRDYLQQRFKYHLIRFALSHRWELVHQWLEADLDRNLGLTPQEWQSFTHQLNPQQKKILAFKQQKVANSEIAQKLSLSITQAEKQWFKLLELAWDIRNRSVS, from the coding sequence GTGGAGGTTATTTTTAAGCTGGCATTCGAGCAACTACGGCAATCTACCAAGGCAAACGAACAAACCTGCCGCGAAGTTGCCGCTCGAATTGCCGATGAAGTCACTCGCATTTGCCAAGAAAGTCGCCGCATCCAAGCATCTGGCGAAATTGAAGATTGGGCGAAAACCCTAGCCAATCATCGTCTCAAACTCTGCCTGCGCTACTACAAACTCGGCTCAAATCCCGGTCGCGTTGAGTTGCAAAGTACCCTGAGCGCGATCGTCTATCGCTACATCTCCCCCTCCAGAGAGCGAACTAGCTACAAAGCAAGAGCAATCCTAATCGAAGACTTCATCCAAGGATTTTACGCCGAAGCCCTCAACGCCTTCCGACGAGAAACCGAACTCAGTAAAACTTATACCCCTCGCTTTCGCCTCGAACTCGCAGAATACATGGCATTTTGCGAGCGCTACGCCAAGCGTCGCATTCCCTTACCCGGTCGCCGCGCCCAACAACTGATCATCCTGCGCGCTCAAACCTTCTCCCAAAAACAGCCCCCCGAAACCTCTGTTGATATCGATATGGCAGCAGAAGGTTCGTCCTCCGATTCCCAAGGGGAACATCGCAGTTCTGCATTCCACGAATTGCGCGCTCTCATGGGGGAACAGGAAGGGTTACTGCCCGATGTCAGTATGCGAGAGAAAGTCATCGACGAGTTAAAAACCTATCTCAAAGAACGCCAGCAACAAGAATGCGTTGATTACTTCACCTTACGCCTACAAGACCTCTCCACCAACGAAATCGAAGCCATCTTAGGAATCACGCCGCGACAGCGAGACTACCTGCAACAGCGCTTTAAATATCACCTCATTCGCTTTGCCCTTTCCCATCGCTGGGAACTCGTCCATCAGTGGTTAGAAGCCGACCTCGACCGCAACCTCGGTCTAACCCCCCAAGAATGGCAGTCCTTCACCCATCAACTCAATCCCCAACAGAAAAAAATTTTGGCGTTTAAGCAACAAAAAGTTGCCAATTCCGAAATCGCACAAAAACTGTCCTTAAGTATTACGCAAGCAGAAAAGCAATGGTTTAAGCTGTTGGAGTTAGCTTGGGATATTCGCAATCGTTCCGTATCCTGA